The genomic stretch CGTGCACATATTTCTCACTTTATTTAATGGTGAAGGTAGATAATTTGATTGTGggtattatttattgatttttcagaTTGATCCCGCAAAATACAAAAGCATCACATCTGGTTTTGGAGTTCTGCTCAAGGAGCAGGGGGTTAAGGGCTTTTTCAGGGGATGGGTGCCTACCCTCCTTGGTTACAGTGCTCAGGGTGCCTGCAAGTTTGGATTCTATGAATTTTTCAAGAAGTACTACTCTGACCTTGCTGGACCAGAGTTTGCTGCCAAGTACAAGACCTTGATCTACCTTGCTGGTTCTGCATCTGCTGAGGTCATTGCCGATGTTGCTCTTTGCCCCTTTGAGGCAGTCAAGGTCCGTGTGCAAACTCAGCCTGGATTTGCTAGAGGTTTGTCAGATGGACTTCCTAAGTTTGTCAGATCAGAAGGTGCTCTTGGGTAAGTTGTACTGCATCattgttgtaatattttttattacacACAGATGCCTGTTTTGTTTCTTTCAGTTTCAAACTAAATTACCGTCGCTAAGATTAACATGtgaataattttcaatttcagattgTACAAGGGTATTGTTCCACTATGGGGACGTCAAATCCCATGTAAGTTGGAAAGATTTGAATACATGACCGTCTTTATCCTGATACTCATGTGAACTGCATATGATTTGAAAGGATTATTCGATTGTATCCTGATGCACCATATGGGGAACCCCTTTTAAACATGAAAGCGATAATTTTAGAGATGCAATTGGTAACCACAAACTTGAAAGCTgtagttttgaacttttgaataCTACTTCTATGTCATGTTTACTATTATGAAGTTTCTAAGTTGTTTTATTTCTCATCTTCCTCCATGCTTCTGCAAGTTACATGGATTGTTTGCACAATAAGCAATTGAGGTCATGATATTGTTGCATTTTTCTAGCTGTAGGTAGATTGGATGAATTTTCCGGCCACAAAAAATAGccatatttatgtttttttggttttagaTATAATCTTATGATCCATGTTTACTTCTTATTTGGGTTTTGAGCCCTTCGGTGTAGCCTTCTGTTGTcatttattaaaacaaatatttcttGCTTGAAGCTTTGTGTGGGCCATGTTTAGATTTATCTTCAGCAAATTGCCTATTATATTCTACATTTTCTTTATGAGGTTTCTGAAACTTGCCTGATAGGTGCTGAATTTGCGTACTTGCGTTTTGATGATCTTTAATCTGTATTTCTTGTTTTGGTATGCTGATTACTTACCTACTTGTTCTTTCTTGCAGACACCATGATGAAGTTTGCCTCCTTTGAGACTATTGTGGAGATGATCTATAAATATGCCATCCCTAGACCTAAGAGCGAGTGCTCCAAATCTTTGCAGCTTGGTATAAGTTTTGCTGGTGGATATGTGGCTGGTGTATTCTGTGCTATTGTATCTCATCCTGCTGACAATCTTGTCTCCTTCCTCAACAATGCCAAAGGAGCAACAGTTGGTGATGTGAGTGCTATGGTTTCTGGATTTGTTCTAGTACATTTTCTTCCTTGCTctgttttgattgttttggtttCTGGCTGTGCAGGCTGTCAAGAAGATGGGAGTGATCGGTCTCTTTACCCGTGGGCTTCCTCTTCGTATTGTCATGATTGGAACTCTTACTGGAGCTCAGTGGGGTATCTATGATGCATTCAAAGTTTTCGTCGGACTGTAAGTCATTCCTTCCTGcaacaatttgttttgttattagTTTATGTAAATGCATGGTTAGGTAAATTTTTGTGAATCGGTATATTTTCAGGCCAACAACTGGCGGTGCTCCCCCTCCGGTTGCTGCTGCATCCGAGCTTGCTAAGGTGTAAACCACTGGGTGATCAACCGCATCGACTTTGTTGTTTTTTGGAACTGAAAATTTGTCATAGGAAATAAGCATAGGATTGCTGAAGTTGCTTAAATGGCTTCAAACAGGAGTATTGTTTCTTTTGCATTTGGGGATGGTTTTGCTCTCATCCTCTTTTAAAAGACGTATTTGTAGTTAGATGAGgtatgaatttgaaattttatgttGGTGTTGTGGGGAGTCACCCTTTGTCGAGTGTAGGCGACAAAAAATAATGTTAGATGGGGTATTTTCTTTGCCATCCCAAAATCGAAAGGCATGGGAATTATGCCTGCATACGATTTTTGTTTATCGTTTCAAACTGAAATGATTTGAAATAGGCTCATGCTGTTCTTCGAAGGCAATTCTTGCTCCACATTTCTTGTAAGATTAAATCGTTAACTTAATCCAATGTCGAAACATAAGTGCAAGTTTGGATTGAAGGTCAGAAATGGGAGAAACACGCTCGAAAGTATAGAAAATATGTGTAAAAGCCAAACATCCTCGCAAGAGCACTGAACGAAATATGTCAAAGGGCTGAAAACCCAAAGATATTATTCCCATCGCTTCTTTCAAATAATTATAGAAATGGAGGTACAGCCAAGAACTG from Pyrus communis chromosome 7, drPyrComm1.1, whole genome shotgun sequence encodes the following:
- the LOC137739152 gene encoding mitochondrial phosphate carrier protein 3, mitochondrial-like encodes the protein MALSDKQARKALIPSFLYSSSSSIALEKMLYARPSGGFTPTATVEGVSARKGLVIPSPREPLGKIEMYSPSFYAACTFGGILSCGLTHTAVTPLDLVKCNMQIDPAKYKSITSGFGVLLKEQGVKGFFRGWVPTLLGYSAQGACKFGFYEFFKKYYSDLAGPEFAAKYKTLIYLAGSASAEVIADVALCPFEAVKVRVQTQPGFARGLSDGLPKFVRSEGALGLYKGIVPLWGRQIPYTMMKFASFETIVEMIYKYAIPRPKSECSKSLQLGISFAGGYVAGVFCAIVSHPADNLVSFLNNAKGATVGDAVKKMGVIGLFTRGLPLRIVMIGTLTGAQWGIYDAFKVFVGLPTTGGAPPPVAAASELAKV